A genomic segment from Aegilops tauschii subsp. strangulata cultivar AL8/78 chromosome 1, Aet v6.0, whole genome shotgun sequence encodes:
- the LOC109774150 gene encoding uncharacterized protein isoform X1, translating into MAPSLTARPSPLPSPRLSGAKSHRLLLGFRCGSGSGSPGSGDDGAPPIVRAAVSAVTELLRALSPKKPRQAVEAVDAELESPRSVEEVVAVLEADYRRAYFLTGNFTLDIYAEDCLFEDPTIKFRGRSRYSQNLDLLVPFFDSPSLQLENIDKGLRVDTKFIIATWTLRTYLKLPWRPLIAIRGNTTYDLDEEYKVALRSRSLGTQRVGTSLRWKRSDSYSSRFRSKREADLASELWNN; encoded by the exons ATGGCGCCAAGCCTAACTGCCAGGCCGTCCCCCCTTCCCTCCCCTCGCCTCTCCGGCGCCAAG AGCCATCGCCTCCTCCTCGGCTTCAGATGCGGCTCTGGCTCCGGCTCGCCCGGAAGCGGCGATGACGGCGCACCGCCGATCGTCAGGGCGGCGGTCAGCGCCGTCACTGAGCTCCTCAGGGCCCTCTCTCCCAAGAAACCAAGGCAAGCTGTCGAAGCCGTCGACGCAGAGTTGGAGTCGCCTCGCAGCGTCGAGGAAGTGGTTGCTGTTCTTGAAGCCGACTACCGGCGTGCTTATTTCCTTACTG GGAACTTCACTCTGGACATATATGCTGAAGATTGCTTGTTTGAAGACCCGACGATAAAGTTCCGTG GAAGGTCTAGATACTCCCAGAATCTGGATTTGTTAGTGCCCTTCTTCGACAGCCCTTCGCTCCAACTTGAAAATATAGACAAG GGTTTGAGGGTCGACACAAAGTTTATCATAGCAACATGGACATTAAG GACGTATTTGAAGCTCCCGTGGAGGCCCCTCATCGCCATAAGAGGGAACACAACATACGATTTAGATGAAGAATATAAG GTTGCACTACGTTCCAGGTCGTTAGGCACGCAGAGAGTTGGGACGTCTCTCCGCTGGAAGCGATCGGACAGTTATTCATCTCGGTTCCGAAGCAAACGGGAAGCTGATCTGGCAAGTGAACTTTGGAACAATTGA
- the LOC109774150 gene encoding uncharacterized protein isoform X2, with amino-acid sequence MAPSLTARPSPLPSPRLSGAKSHRLLLGFRCGSGSGSPGSGDDGAPPIVRAAVSAVTELLRALSPKKPRQAVEAVDAELESPRSVEEVVAVLEADYRRAYFLTGNFTLDIYAEDCLFEDPTIKFRGRSRYSQNLDLLVPFFDSPSLQLENIDKGLRVDTKFIIATWTLRTYLKLPWRPLIAIRGNTTYDLDEEYKVVRHAESWDVSPLEAIGQLFISVPKQTGS; translated from the exons ATGGCGCCAAGCCTAACTGCCAGGCCGTCCCCCCTTCCCTCCCCTCGCCTCTCCGGCGCCAAG AGCCATCGCCTCCTCCTCGGCTTCAGATGCGGCTCTGGCTCCGGCTCGCCCGGAAGCGGCGATGACGGCGCACCGCCGATCGTCAGGGCGGCGGTCAGCGCCGTCACTGAGCTCCTCAGGGCCCTCTCTCCCAAGAAACCAAGGCAAGCTGTCGAAGCCGTCGACGCAGAGTTGGAGTCGCCTCGCAGCGTCGAGGAAGTGGTTGCTGTTCTTGAAGCCGACTACCGGCGTGCTTATTTCCTTACTG GGAACTTCACTCTGGACATATATGCTGAAGATTGCTTGTTTGAAGACCCGACGATAAAGTTCCGTG GAAGGTCTAGATACTCCCAGAATCTGGATTTGTTAGTGCCCTTCTTCGACAGCCCTTCGCTCCAACTTGAAAATATAGACAAG GGTTTGAGGGTCGACACAAAGTTTATCATAGCAACATGGACATTAAG GACGTATTTGAAGCTCCCGTGGAGGCCCCTCATCGCCATAAGAGGGAACACAACATACGATTTAGATGAAGAATATAAG GTCGTTAGGCACGCAGAGAGTTGGGACGTCTCTCCGCTGGAAGCGATCGGACAGTTATTCATCTCGGTTCCGAAGCAAACGGGAAGCTGA